The DNA segment TCATTCTatggagaggcagagtgaggctcagagaacttAAGTAGCTTGCCTGGAGACTGTCTCCCAGAATAGAGCCCAGTTATAGCTGACTCCTAGGCTTGAGCTTCCAACCAGTGGGGAGGCTGGCTTCATAGGTGGCGCTTCACCTTTAGTTTCATGCTATtatgtcaccatcttgaaattcttaatcattttttgaACAAGTTTTTgaacaataaatacattttcatttttcccctaccaccacaaattatgtagctgaTCTTAGGTAGAGAAAATCACTCAGGCAAATGTGCTTTTCTCTCAGACCACACTCCTGCCAGGGCTGTTTTTtctgttattgttgtttttaaacaCCTTTGTGAATTCATTTATAAAGAAGCCTTGAAAACTGTCAAGCACTTGAGAAAAGTAAGCTACTATTAATCCATTGTTTCATATCCAGTTCACCAAAAGACCGAAGTTCCTTGAGGTCTAGGACTCTCTCCCACAAGTGTTTGTTATTCCTTCTGTCTAAAGCCCTTTTAAGAAAGTGAGTGAACAATAAATATTCTTCAGtagaagaataaataataaattttattactAGCTGGACCTTGTCAAGGGTACAAGTTGTCTCTGTCTCATCTTGATTTATTTCCATAAATGAGCAAAATCTTTACCAGCAACATGTTCCTCTGGTCTTTATGCGTTTGTACATTTTGAAATAGATGTTAGATCTGGGTTGAACAAAATACAAGAACTGACCTGTTATAAGGAAATCCTTTGTCCAGCAGTCAATGACTAAAACACTGATGGCTTTGAAAGATGATCTGAGATAACCATACTTAACATAAATAGATGCTTTATCTTCAATTTCTTGCAGCCTAGTCATTGTTGGATAAGAGAGATGGTGAAACAGTTATCAGTCAGCCTGACTGATCTTCTGGAcaagttttcaaatatttctgaaGGCTTGAGTAATTATTCTATCATAGACAAACTTGTGAAAATAGTGGATGACCTTGTGGAATGCATGGAAGGACACCCGTTGGAGGTAACCTTATACTCATTGGGATTGCTTTTACCCACTCTTCTCTAAAACTTATGCTGATTGGTGGTGGCATCTTTATTtgtgtgatttttaatttataaacttttaatttaaaatttttttcagatgAGCACAGAAAATAGATGTTTCTAGTTATACCACAATGCCAAAATGCACATTGAGACTTTAATGTTGTCACTTAATATACAAATAAAGTTTATTCTCACTACAATGTAAAAACATCCCTGAATTTATTCCATGAGAGTATAGTTCTCATAACCTTCCTATTAGGTTACAAATGTTCATTGACCTTTAAATGGAAACACCCATAATGAACACCGACATTAACTTCTCATCCATGGCAATCATGTCAGCAAAGAAGGGCATGCTAACATCTCCACGTGGCTTGGTGACTTGTTTCACCAACTTCATATTATAGGCATAGCAGTACTTTGGGTTCTAAGCGTATTCAAGAGGCAGTGTGCTTCTAAAGATTAAGACTGAGAAGCTGGAGTTCAAATCGTCTCGCTAATTAGCTTTGTGAATTTAACCCCTGTGTGTTCACTTTCTTTATGCCTAAAATGGGAACAGTGACATGTCAGCTCATAGACTTGACATTAGATGATTCAGGATGAGTGCTTTAGCACTGCATCTGGCaaaataatgttaatatttttagtattattttataatactaTATCTGTATTAGATTAAGTCTTGGGAAGCCTCTTTGGCAGAGTTCCCAAGCCAAGGTGTAGCCTACAGGCCTTCTAAAAGTTTAAACCCAAGGTGTTAAATGTGATTCTGTAGTGTAATACTCAAATACTCCTTTTCCCATCCAAATGCCATTACTCTTTAATACCCAATATCAGTCCCATTTGTGTTCTCCAATCTCAGAATTCTTTCCTTGCTAATAGGCTAATCACTGTATTTCATCACTTCTGTTATTTTACTTTCTAGTTTCTGAATCAGAATGTATCTTACAATCAATGATATCTTAGAGTTAACATCTCCTTTTTTATTGTATTAGTACAAATAGTGTGCTAATGGTATTGATAAGAACTGGAGGTCACAAAAAGTAGAGTATATCAGACAAGGTGTCATGAAGGAAATTATATGCATTGGGGCTTAAAAAATGAgttagatgttcagtaaatagCAATGACAGAAAGAGCATTACAAATACTGATTAATGTATGTTTACTAATCATGGCACTTTGGAACCCAGATGATTCATACCAGGTGGTATTTCTCAGTTGCTTTAGAGACTGAGCTAATATGTATAAAGCACTTAAAGCAGGTACAGAGTAAGTGCTACAGAGGGGTTAACTCATATTACCTGATTTTCTTTATAATCCTGCATCAGTGAATTCCTAAAATATAGCCTTGATTTGCTTTTTGGGGGACTTTATAGAAATTAATCACACTCTTTTTATCCTTTTgtgatttctttcatttagcactgtgtttataaaatatatcCACATTGATGCACAGAGTTGTAGTTAATttgtagttaattttttttactgcttATAGAGTATTCCATTGATTCACTATGTCACTATCAAACTGCTCCCTAGATGATTGAAGTAAAGGTGTATAAACACTGCTGCTAAGAATTTTCTTATATGTCTCCTGGTGTATATGTGCAAGAGCTTCACTAGAGTATTTCCCTAGTAGTTTTTACCTAGTAGTATTTACCCTAGGAATTTGTGGGTCATAGGGTGGGCATGTGTCCAATTTTACTAGATACTGTCAACTGTACCTATTTATATTACTCCACCCATGTGTAAGAGTCACCTTTGCTCCTTATACTTACCAGCATTCAATACCATCAGATTTTGAATTTTGGGCTACTTGGAGCATGTGTTATGGAAGGGCTAGTAGTAATGATTTTAATGAGCATCTCTGAAGAACAGTGTCTTGAGTTTGTTGCATAGATTATTTCATGATGTTGTGTTCACCTTACTCACCCGCACTGCCACCCCATCGCTTTTATCAGGAGTTGAGCCCTGGAGGATCACTGTCCTGTGGTACCATTTTGAATATTGTGTGTTAAAATAGTTGTCTAAAAGTGTTAATTTTACTTGATTTGAAGGACATACTTACAGTCTATTCACCTTACATCAGTTAAAGCTGTATAGACCATTTGAAATATATAatcctgctttttcctttttagaatGTAAAAAAATCATCTaagagcccagagcccaggctgtTCACTCCTGAAGAATTCTTTGGCATTTTTAATAGATCCATCGATGCCTTTAAGGACTTGAAGATGGTAGCACCTAAAATTAGTGAATGCATGTTTTCTTCAACATTGAGTCCTGAAAAAGGTAAGACACAAGTATTTCTAATTTAGAAAAGTAAATTGCAAGTTTGAATCTTATATATGTAAGTAATAATCTGCCTTTGACTCAGTTATGTGTAGCTAGAGAAAGATCTGTGTGTATGTCTAATATAAAAGCAAGTATCAATGGCCTGAAAGAAATGAATGGTTGTTGATTTGTCAATTTTCAAACCAAAACAGCACTCATCATTTTCAAATTAAAGAATTATGTATGAGTAAACAATACATGAGATAGTCACTCATAATTGTTATCTGATATTTGCTAGTACTTACAATTATATTATTCTTCACCTCCAGTCTTCTCGACTCTTTTCCTTAAACATCTATGAGTCACGAATTCCCTTCTAGACCACTTACTCTGTACTGAGATTCCTTTTTTCTTCACTGGGTCTCTATAATACAAAAATCTtaatttcatagatttttttttaaatgaccaataatttgcattatttatatttattggcaTATGGAGGCAATGAAGCTTTGTTCTACAAGGTGACTGCGGTGAGTTTCTTAACAAAAAATAGAACAGCAAGACCCAGTATGAGATAAATAGGATCTGAATAATCTAGATTTGGGAAGCAGACCTGGAAAGTATTCTAGTTTTGTACTTTGGCCTTTTGGGGACTCTGTAACTTATGTAAATCACCATACAACACTGACACATTATTGCTTTCTATTTAGATTCCAGAGTCAGTGTCACAAAACCATTTATGTTACCCCCTGTTGCAGCCAGCTCTCTTAGGAATGACAGCAGTAGCAGTAATAGTAAGTACACATATCTGATTTAATGCATGCATGGCTCCAATTAGCATCTATAGGAGTATTGCATGGGTTTTAAAGGAAATTTCTACAATTATTACAATTAATACTCTTCTGTTACTGTTCTCCCTGTTATAGTCTTCCTGAGAATAAATATTAGGTTTGTAGAATTGACTTCCCTATAGCTTGACAATGTTAGGTAATTGGGCCAATAAATTTTCTGCTAAGATTCTAAATAAAGCatgcaattaatttttaaaatataatttaagctTTTCTCATCATTGACTTGAAATATGTTTCATGTGGAATTTGCCTGACAACATTCTAAAATGGAAAGTACAAATGCTGGTCATACAGAATTTCTAGGATGTTTCAGTATTTACTACTGTGTGTTTGAAAATTTGATGACTTTGATATTGTACTATAAAATTATATGT comes from the Manis pentadactyla isolate mManPen7 chromosome 10, mManPen7.hap1, whole genome shotgun sequence genome and includes:
- the KITLG gene encoding kit ligand isoform X1, with product MKKAQTWIITCIYLQLLLLNPLVKAKGICRNRVTDDVKDVTKLVANLPKDYKITLKYVPRMDVLPSHCWIREMVKQLSVSLTDLLDKFSNISEGLSNYSIIDKLVKIVDDLVECMEGHPLENVKKSSKSPEPRLFTPEEFFGIFNRSIDAFKDLKMVAPKISECMFSSTLSPEKDSRVSVTKPFMLPPVAASSLRNDSSSSNRKALNSMEDSSLQWAAIALPAFFSLVIGFAFGALYWKKKQPNLTRAVENIQINEEDNEISMLQEKEREFQDV